The genomic interval AAATACCGGCATCCGAGGCATTGATAAAATGTACCGATGAATTTTGTGTCGAAACAGAGGTTTTACAGGGATGCATTGGCTCATCAATAATGCCAGCGTATGCCATAAAGTTTAAAATACCCTTAGCAAGATTTTCACCATACTCTTTGGTAATGCGCATACCAACCCCCATTTCAACAACAAGGGTTTTCGTACCGATTGAGTTTAGTGCGTGTGAGAATGTAGACTCCAAAACGGTGACAGCATCGTGTACCCAGATAAAATCAATTCCCAACTTTTCAGCCAAAGGTACAAGATCATGCGCGTTTGATCGGCTGATGCGAATTTGAGGAAGCTCTTTTAGAAAAATATTGCTCGCATGAATGTCGATGGCAAAGTCGCTTCCTTTGACCGTTTCCACAATAGCATTGGCAACTTGTGCCGGTAGAAAGTCTGCGGTGTGACCGGGAAATGAACGGTTTAGATCGACATCGTAAAAAGGAAAATTGCGGCTGATACTGTCGATACCCATAGGGTTCATCGAAGGGTAAATATCGACAATACCTTTAATCTTTTTGGGGTTTTCTCGAAGCCATTTAATGAGCAAATAGCAGACATACTGCCCCTCGAGCTCATCGCCATGCGTGCCTGTAACGATGGAAATCCGTTTGGTTGATTTGGTGATGTCCGGTGGATTGAAACGGTTTCGTTTGAGTTTCAACGTCTCTTCCACAGGGAGCTTGACACTAAAAACCTCTTCAATCATTGCTCATCCCTTGCCACAGTAACGTTTACATGTAAGTTTTGTTGGCTCTTTCCTATAAAGACACCACGGTTGAGACGACAGTCCATAAAGTCGCGTCCATGCGCTATTTTGATGTAAGGTTGATGTTCTAACATGATCCCATTGGTTGGGTCAAACCCTCTCCAGTATCCATCAATATAAGCTTCTACCCACGCATGGCTTTCACCTTCACCATCAATAAATCCAGCAACATAACGCGCAGGGATGTTGTTCAGTCTTAAAAGGGTGATGAGCAAATGACTAAAGTCTTGACAGACGCCTTGGTGGCGCAAAAGTAGGGCGTCGGCATCACAGGTTGTGGTCGAAACACCTGCTAAATATTCAAAGTTTTGAAAGATGGTTTGGTTAAGCATCTTCGCTAAACTCAGTGGCGATTGTGGAAGCATTAAAGTCTCTAAATACTCTTTTGCCATAGTTGAAAAAGGCGTCAGCATCGTTGGATGGAGGTACAAAGAGGCATTCTCGTTATCTTTGTATTGGTAGCTTCCATGAAAGACCACACTCCCTGTGAGCATGGCTTCAAAATTGCGGTGAAATTTTTCAATCGTACCAAAAATAAGATCGTTTCCAAAGCCATCTTTGGTTAAAGAA from Sulfurospirillum oryzae carries:
- a CDS encoding M14 family metallopeptidase, translated to MIEEVFSVKLPVEETLKLKRNRFNPPDITKSTKRISIVTGTHGDELEGQYVCYLLIKWLRENPKKIKGIVDIYPSMNPMGIDSISRNFPFYDVDLNRSFPGHTADFLPAQVANAIVETVKGSDFAIDIHASNIFLKELPQIRISRSNAHDLVPLAEKLGIDFIWVHDAVTVLESTFSHALNSIGTKTLVVEMGVGMRITKEYGENLAKGILNFMAYAGIIDEPMHPCKTSVSTQNSSVHFINASDAGIFIPTLEHNVMVKKGEKLGEIIDPLEGVIKESLLSPCDGLLFTIREYPVVYEGSLLARILENPCEVNE
- a CDS encoding transglutaminase family protein — encoded protein: MSMKVNFSYAFTLNFKEAVRKHAFCLRMLPLSNGVQTLLDWELRINNDVPFSLTKDGFGNDLIFGTIEKFHRNFEAMLTGSVVFHGSYQYKDNENASLYLHPTMLTPFSTMAKEYLETLMLPQSPLSLAKMLNQTIFQNFEYLAGVSTTTCDADALLLRHQGVCQDFSHLLITLLRLNNIPARYVAGFIDGEGESHAWVEAYIDGYWRGFDPTNGIMLEHQPYIKIAHGRDFMDCRLNRGVFIGKSQQNLHVNVTVARDEQ